The DNA segment gccacaattgaaaatgccctctctctggtccacaccagcttagctgttttgactggtgggaccaagagaaggtcttgggaggctgatctcgtttggcggcctatctggtgatgctgaaggcgttcctttagataaactggaccaaaaccgtgtagggctttaaaggttaaaactaacaccttgaattgggaccggtaaacaactggtagccagtgcagatctttaagtactggagtgatatggtctcggcggcggctgttcttgatcagacgtgctgccgcgttctgtaccagctgtaatttcgggaccatcttcaagggtagccccacgtagagcgcattacaatagtctaagcgagaggagaccagggcatgtaccacccgtgggagcagatggacagggaggtagggtcgcagcctttgtatcaaatgtaattgataccaagctgcccggctcaccgccacgacctgagcctccatggacagctgggaatcaagaacaacaccgaggctgcgaacctggtccttcaggggcaatcttaccccattcaacaccaggttaAAACTTAGACATTCAAAACAAATCTCATAATTAAGTTTAAGGGGCATGACTATAATCCTGTGcctagttacctgggagtaagcaccattgagctCAGTATATGTTCAATTTGTAAAACATACTTGGCTTTAACATGTCatttgctactgagctacagaTGTCACAAAATGCTTTACCAAATCATACACTCTTTCCCAAGTATCTTGGTCCTATCATCCTGGCTTTCCCTTCACGTTCTAATCTTGGAAGACTTTGCCTCCCCCTTAGCCATGTTTCCTGTCAAGGAAGAAGTAGTGGAGATTTCTCCTGGCCCTGCCTTCAGGTTTCCATTGCGGGATGTTGTAGGTGTACATTCACCAGTGGAAGTATCAACCTCAGAATGGGCTTTCCGCTTTCTAATAACAAATCTATCCATGTTGAAGTGGTGAAAACAGTGGACTGAACACCATACAAAGGAAAAGATCAGGATTCTGCCGGAGCAGAAAAACTGTTGAACTGCTCTAGACCCCAGTATATTCACTGATCCAAAAAACCTGCCAGTTTAAGACCAGGGTTAAAGCTAAGTCATGTTGGCTCAGGCTGGCCAGCTGAACAAGCTTATGTTAGTTGACAAAAACTCTCTCTCATGCTAATTCTTTTAAGCAGTTTGacattgtttctttttgtttaaattgcatataaaaatagcAGAGGGGTGCCTGTGTTAGTCCAGAGTATCAGGAAAAAACAGTcggtggcactttaaagactaactgTATCTATTATAATAAAGGCACAAGCTTTCTAAGGCCAGGACGTGCTTCCTCTGATGCATGAGGAAAGAATCGGGCAGGGTGAATATATAGTGTTTCACACACTTCCATCTCagagcagtgtgagacttccagggattatagaatcatagaatagtatgcacaccagagatcatatctcaaacatacgttggataatggaatggaccaaggaatttcagaaggaaatcacccagtactttacagattacagcaaagtgtttgactgtgtagatcataaaaaactatgaaatgctttaaaagaaatgggggtgccacagcatctgattgtcctgatgcgcaactatggacaagaggctactgtaaggacagaatatggagaaaccgattggttcccaatcgcaaagggtgtgagacgggtgtattttatcaccctatttgtttaatctatatgcagaacatatacgaaaaggaggattggaccaagatgaaggaggtgtgaaaactggagggagaaatatcaataatttaagatacacagacgataccatgctactagcagaaaccagtaacgatttggaacgaatgctgatgaaagttaaaaggaaactgcaaaagcaggactatagctgaatgtcaaaaagactaaagtaatgacaacagaaaatttatgtaactttaaagttgacaacgaggacattgaacttgtcaaggattatcaataccttggcacagtccttaaccaaaagggagacaatagtcaagaaattagaagaaggctaagactagggagggcagctatgagagaactagaaaaggtcctcaaatgcaaagatatatcaccgaacaccaaagtcaggatcattcagaccatggtattcccgatctctatgaatggatgtgaaagttggacagtgaaaaaagcggataagagaaaaatcaactcatttgaaatgtggtgtcggaggattgctttgcagataccatggactgcgaaaaagacaaataattgggtgttaaaacaaattaaaccagaactatcactagaagctgaaatgatgacgCTGAGGtaatcgtactttggacacataatgagaagacaggattcattagaaaagaccataacgctgggaaaaacagaagggagtagaaaaagaagaccaaacaagagatggattgattccataaaggaagctacagacctgaacttacaagatctgaacagggtggttcacgacagatactgttggaagtcactgattcatagggtcgccataagtcataatcgacttgaaggcacataacaacaacaagaatagtagagttggaaggggcctataagaccatcaagtccaaccccctgctcagtgcaggaatccaaatcaaagcattcccgacagatggctgtccagctgcctcttgaacgcctccagtgctggagcgcgcactatctctctaggtaattggttccattgtcatatggctataacagttaggaagtttttcccattgttcagtcgaaatctggcttcctgcaacttgagtccattattccatgtcctgcactctgggacgatcgagaagagatcccggccctcttctgtgtggcaacctttcatgtacttgaacagtgctatcatatctcccctcagttgtctcttctccaggctaaacatgcccagttctttcagtctctccttataggactTTGTctccagtccctgatcatccttgttgccctcctctgaacctgttccactttgtctgcatcagagtgcggagaccagaactggacgcagtactcaagatgaggcctaaccagtactgaatagaggggaactaatacttcatgtaatTTGGAAACTAGTTGgcttcctgtgcttacccagggtttggtttcttcaAAATgaaggccagtggagactggtgtccTTAATGATATACAGTTTATttacatacacatacaaactGAGCGTAAGATTGAGGGGCTTACAgaattaacactccaacagatcttgcttcctcaTTTGGTTTCTAGGGGAATCTCCAAAGTCTTTACTTGGGAAagcacagagagcaagcctcTCTATGTCTTTCCAGCTTCTGGGTCCAAATCAGACTAACAACGCACACAGACTACTTCCTGCCCCAGCCAGGTAAGAAGAGAAGGGCTACCCTTGTTCCTATAGCAACACATCTTTCTGTGGCCAAATCCTTATATATGTTGACGGTCCTggctggacccattagtttgtgaaAAGAACTGGTTTGACTAgttcagcaggtttctctgctaacTTCATCTATGCAGATTCAAAACCAAAGGATGGAAAGAGGACCCAAAGTCATCATCCAGGCCAATCTTGCAGCCCTGTAACAATAGTCAACTTCCTAGCTATTAATCTTAAAGTCATTAAGCTCAGGAACACAAGAACTTCAAATAATCTCAAAATGGTATTATGGAGACTCTTGACTTACCTGGTTCAGTCCTTTACAGCTTTGCAGTCTGCTGGGCCCAACTGAGGCATTGCAGTCTGTTGCTCCAAAGAATGCAGTTGAGCCAGGGTTAAGGACTAAGCCACCTTGTGAGAGCTATAGGTCCTttaagacaggatataaattctcaaTAAATGACAAACAAATACTGGCAAACAGGAACAAAGCCCCAAAGAATCGTGACACAACAGAGAGAGGGGCAGTCCTTTTCTGCAGCTGCTGTTGTAACTGAGTCCATCTTGTAAGCCTGTCAAGACTGGCTGcccggagggagggggagggaagtctGAGTTCCCCTGAAATTTACACCTATGGACCTCACCATGGGCTATGCCTGGCCAGTGCTGGTTGGCAGATGTGTGTGTGGTGCCTCCTGGGGAAGCAATGAGCTATTGACATTCATCAATTGGTGCTGAATGAGACACAATCCATCACTGCACAGATGGGCCATCAAGTGGAGTGAATGCTAATTCTCTGGAAGATACTCATAAGCACTAATGGTTTTAGTAGCATTTGTTGCAGATCTCAGTTAAAAGAGGCTGCTTAAATCCCAAAAAGGATGCCTTTGGGGAGGGTCCTATCATGTATGGAGGTGGTAGGGATGCTTGTTCAATTTTCAGGGAGAAAAGAAGGTGGATCTACATTCCACAATGGCCACCCTGTTTGATAATCCAAAGCTAGACTGTGGGGGTTGAGGACAAGTAAGAAGTCTATGTTACaatcctcttctccctccttcttcatCTCATAGGAATTTAGTAATGAAGACTGGAATAGATTCCTAAAGCTAATCCCATCCCTGCTCATCTTCCTAAGGTTAAGACTTTGTAAAGGCTCAGAGGAGTGTGTGGGAATGATGTTTTTTTTACTAGCTGTGTTAGCACCAGCTGGAGAATCCAATTCTGCCTTTTGTGGATGGAGACTGTAGGGCAAGTTGAGTGAGAAGTTTGGCACAATAGCAGCAGCTTTTGTAAAAGAAGTGTGACCTGTTTGCAGTAGAAGAAAAGCAAAAAGGGGGAAGAAGATAGCCCCGGGCAGAGCCACAGGGCAAGAGTCTTTGTTTACGAGCAAGATattctgaaataataataaagccaTGTTGGTTCAGTCTCTACCTGCACAAAGACAAAAGGAGACTTTTGCAGAACTAATAACTTTTGGGAGCTCATAATGAATAAAGTCTGGAGTCTCATCCCGCTGCATCCCTTTCTAACTGTGGGACTGACATGAATAGCACAGGATGGCGtcgaaaagaaaaaggaaagctcCCTGCAGCTGCTGAAAGGATAGTGTTGTTAACAGACTTACTATTTtgagatttttctttcttctgaGAATAAGCTGTTGCTGAGGAACTTAAAGTCACAAGGATTAATTTTTCTGCCACAACCACTAGCTGCTTGTGTTTAATAAAATACAGGTCACATTTTCAAATATATAACTTCGGAAAAGTCATCTTGTCCCAAAGTACTCATTAGCTAAATGCCTGTCACTGacaagtgtgtgcatgtgctcatCATTGATGGTAAGGATCTCCCCTCAAAACCTTGTTGTGCTCCCCTTGAAATCAACCCCCTCGAAGCCAAAAAAACTGAACGCCGCCTGGTGTGCCTCTAGAGTAGTATTACTctgtcccatagaactcaataagaattACCTTATCTCTTCACATCCACACAGCCCCATTCTTTATTATCTGCTATTTGATCATGTTGGACATTGAAAGAATCTTTAGGAAGCCATATCTTTTAGAAATGGACAGTGTATTAAACAAAAGTCAAGTATTACGCATGACATGACATCAGAGGTTTACTTTGTCTCTTGCCTAATGTTCCTTGGGCGATTGGTTTTCCCAGGGTAGCCGACAAGTTGTAGCATTTACTTCTACTTATATACACAGATATAATGCCTTTGCCATCATATTCTTTCCCGGTATCAGAAAAGGTGCCAACAGGGCTGGTGCAAATAGCTATGCATTTCTGGCTGTGTTGTCCAAGAAGTGTTGTcctgtggtgtgtatgtgtgtttttatccCTTTTGTAGACCTATCTCAGCTCCCTCTCTCGAGTGTCTAAAGGTAGGAAAGCAAATCAGACTTAACAGTGCTTTTTCCAGCCTGAGCAAAAGCACTCCATGGCTGtcaatgaacatctgcaaatagggttaccatcattttgtcatttcaaaaagagtacatttggcttcgataagtgaaaagtaagagtatgctgttgcaccatctcaaaaagagtacatgtactcttaaaagagtatggttggtaaccctatCTGCAAAGCCATCTCTGTGGGGAATGCTGCTGTCCTCTGCCTAACATAACACTGTATCATTGTTCTTGTGTCACATACATACAGACCAAACAAGTCATCCCTTCATCTGCTAAAAGCAAAATGATCTGTTGGAGAGTAGGGAAAGTGAATGCAGATAAATGTGAAGATCTTGGTAACACTAGCATGCTCTCCCTCAATTCCTACTGTGGCTCCTTTTTTCTCAGAGCCCTGTGACTCACTTTGTCTCGTGGCTTAGGCTGTTTCCATTTCTCGTCTTCCTGACATAGAACAGAGGCTAAAGATGGAAGGCTACACTCTTTCTCTTTgttctgtgtgtttgtttttttaatcagtaATGCTATTTTGTATGAAAAGCCAACTCTTAATATTTCCCAACGATGctaatttcagttcagttttctATTGAGTAGCTCTTTTATACAATCCTTGCTCTCATCAGGTGAGATGTGCTTGTAATTGAAGAGTTTGAACAGCTGCTTATATATTTTTTGTTAATGTCTCCAGGCCTATATTGGTTCTGAAGTGATGTACGATGACAATGTGATTTCCTCGGCTCCTCCTCCATACACAGCTTATGCTACACCGTCGCCTGAGGTAAGCTGTGTCAAACTTTGATATAAAAAGAGGTTGGTAAGAGCAAGTTGCTTAAAATTGTGGCCCAGGACATTTTGTAATGCTACTTATGCATAAAGCCTAGCTGACAGTTTCACCTGTCATGAAGAAGCAACTTGTGTCATACTGAAGCTGGTGATGTCAGGCAGCACCAGTTTGCTTGAGTTGTCCTACAAATGAATTAAGCTCACAATTTCTAGTTGTAAGAGAGATTTAAACCCTTATCCATCTTGCATCACAGCACTGTCCATTACTTTGGTGTTCTCTTAAGTTGCAAGTCATAAccagccttgcagtttaagaaaatgAAATGCAGCATTCACAAATGTGTGGTAACATGTACACTTCTAACAAATGTTTGTAATTTCATCAGGTTTATGGCTACCCACAGTACAACGCTGCATATCCACCTCCAGAGCCTCAGGTCATCTATACTTCTAATGGGCAGACGTATGCAATCCCTTATCAATATCCAAACCAAGGTAATTGGTAGTATTTATTTTTCTGTGACTTGACTTGGTACATTCAATATTCCCCACCTCAACCCCCAGTCCTCTGTACCTTCATATTAAgacattttctttctttacaaTAAAAGAATGCAGGAAAAAAATAGATCCCATCAACCCTCTTTTCTGCAATATGCAGACTACACTTTTTTCCGATCCCCTCTCCCTATCCTAGatataaaatcaaaacattactcaagaatttaaaaaagaaaaacagttttaaaatgagGATGCAACattaacaggggtgtagtcatccagggtcctgaGGGGTctcagatcccttacttttttggaaacagagtccctatgtctccagcggactttcctgctgattggagccaattagagtgaaaggaggtgagtcagccacagagaagactcttctctgtagctaacacacactcctgctgattggctcctaggtttGATGATGATGGAGAACAAGCAAGGATAAGTGGAAAAGGTGGGAGTATGTGCACAGtaaatagtagatctagctgaaaggcaacacatggagatctgcattaaTCATTGCAATGGATCAGTAAGGGAAAGTATTCccaacaaagtaagagactgaaagctcattttattgtataatcttttTGTCTAATCTGAGAAGAATGCATGGCTGAGGGGAGGTGTGGCATTACTATCGTGATGAGAACCTGTacgtctgaatttgtcactacaccacTGAACCATAAATGATAGTGATGGGATCCTCATCTTCTAATGGTGTTTTCTCTCCAATTTTTGGAGTGTACATTAGCAGTACGTCTAGTATATTAGCTGTATAGGAGAGGGTAACATAAGCTACAGCAACTATATCCCATCAGTATCCTTATTAggattgaaattgtttttaaatatgcagtTGTTTCAACTGCTTTTCATATAtataatttgtaattttttactATACGGATTTCtagatatgttttattgtattgtgaaatcgctttgagatgcttcgtaggaagcgattcataaattaaataatagcTGCAACAGTTTGACTGCATCCCTATACCTATGCACCGTTACCTGGGATTGACTCCCACTGAGCTCTGGGGCTTACTCCTGGTTTGCACTGCTAAAGTATGTCCTGCTTCCACTACTTGCTTGTATCAAGAATATACCATATTTAATGGTTGTAGTCAGGGTCATAAAATATGCCTGTACTTAGGTAAATAATGGAGATTTGATGCCAGATTGGGACTCTCACATATTAAATCAgtgctgggaaacctgtggttctCTCTCGATTATGTTGAGACTCCACCTTCGATCAGCCTCACTCAGTATGGCAAATAGGGATGACAGTAATaatggccagcaacatctggagggccatattccccATTCCTCCATTAAAGGTTGGGGTATTCTTACATAGGTATCTTAGGGTGAAAGATGGGTAATAAATGAAATCAATAGTAATACTATATAGTATGATGAGATAAAAGATCTTTGATAAATTATCATGTATGAGGACTGGTAACATCATACACTCATGTTATCTGTTGACTGCAGTTGTGTTTTCAATTATGTTGTGTTTGAACTTGCTCTTATAGTGAGACTTGTCTGTCTTCTGATTCTTTGGCATGAATGGTTTGTACCCTCTCAACAATTGCTTTCAGATGTGATCTTCCAAACCATGTTTTGGAGGATCAGGAATGAGCCGTGTGTGTGTCTGCCTAGCTTGGAGAGCATGATGTCTGAATGTAGCCACTGGGTGATatacaatgttagtcatactcagagttgacccttTGAATTCAATGGACTGAGTTACTTCAGTATGGCTTCGCTAAATATCACCCACTGTTTTTATCCATCTTCTTTCACATGACACCTCCTATGAGTGTTAGTTCAGTTTCTCTAGCATTAAAAATCATTTACTTGTAAAGACCAGCTATCTCATCTACATTAACTGCAAGATTTGCCTTTTACTTTTTATGGACTCCAGAATGGGTTGGGCTCCCAATTTTAAGGAGACCAGGTtattgtctgaaggcacatgagaccactaCCTTGCTAAAACTACGTGGGTCAgtgtctggtcagtgtctggatgggaaccACAAGTATGTCTGCCCTGGGAACCACAAGTATGCCGCCTTGAGTTCTATGATGaatgaaaggcggggtataaatgtaataaataaaatgaaacaagatTTTTCAAGTTTGTTTCAATTTAAATTCCATGGTGTTCTTCTTTCCAGGTCCCTATGGCCAGCCTCCTGCAAATCATGTCATAATTCGAGAACGCTACCGGGATAATGATGGAGACCTGGCACTTGGCATGCTTGCTGGAGCAGCAACGGGAATGGCCCTGGGCTCATTGTTCTGGGTGTTCTAGGTTTCCTTGGGAGCCACAAAGCAAGGGAGATCGAAAATCTTCTCtgcactaatatatatatttgcaaagtACTCCAGTTTAATCTACAGATTTTCAATAAGTTTTAGTAATACTTTTGCAAGTGACACACTGGAATTGTAGTTAACAAAAATTCTGAACCATCCCAAAGGTGCACGTTAGTTGAAAAGCGGTTAGAGTAATGGCTCGTGGTCAGATGAGTTTGTGATTCTATGCACTGATAAGAAAGTAGCAGTGATAGCCGTGAAGTGTTACTAAAGATGGCTAAACGTCCACAGTTGGCTCATTTTTACAGTCAAATATTAACCATCTTGTTAAAATTACTTCCGCTGCTGCCTCAGAATGCTAACTGGAAGGCAACGTAGCACTGTAAGGGCTAGTTCTGAATCCAGGGGATTTGAATCTGATATTTTCTTAACACCCCTAGATGACAAAGATGATGATACAGTAAATACTCCATGGGATGCATTGGATGTTTTTGTATTCAGGGAGACCTCTTGCATTTCAGTGGCTTGTTGAAGGAAAAGGATTGGATACATTACCATCACTGTGTGTCCTGCTTTATTGTAGAAGTCCTTCCTAGAGGGTAAACCAGGAATGGAGCCCttttagctctccagatgttgttggactacatctcccattgtccctggcgattggccatgctggttggggccgatgagagttggagtacaagatctggagggccacagattcccctctTCTTGGACTAGGCAATAAAGATTCTGACATTTCTTTTTAGAAAGGAGTTTGTTTACCATGCAAACCATTCTAGTGTCCTAGAAATTGCAGCTCCATTTAGCTCCTAGTAACAGTTCCTTAGTGCAACAGTGATTGGAGAGAGTTTAATATGTGACAAGGATAGTTCAGCCTGGGTATGGAAAACCCTAACCCagtatttaattaataaatagttGGAGGGTGCTGTGACCATACAGGGCATCAACATCTTCAAACCATATTTTACTGACTTGGGTATATGGAAGCCTTTTAAAATCTGTACTGAGGCTAATACAAAGCAACTGTCTTGTCTTACCTATGACTACAAACTATCCTTAACAAGGCTTTTCACTTTCCTGATACAATACAGAGAtgcttgttttttattattaaggCTGTTATACTTGTACGGTCCAGTCTTAAATGTGTTTCTCCTTGACTAGATTTATTTTCTGCTTTAAAGGCTAATGCACACACACTTCTATAAGAGGACAGAGAAATAGGCACACATCCTCACCAGAAAATGATTTTCAGTGGTGTAAGTTATATAAAAAAAGATGCTCCTATTTTTCATCTACGGTTTGTGCATCCTGTTAAAATCTGAGATGTACATAAGACTCTTCAAAGTGTCTTTAGTCTGTGTGGTGTCCTTCAGTGAACACAAAAGCTTGAACAGCAGCAAACAAAGAGGACTCTGGTCATGCCAGTTGCCCTAATGGCAAACACTAGTCTAATGTACTTCATTCCTATTGAAATGGAATAACTTAATTGTGGGTGGGGCAAAGACCAGGTGACAATATTACAAAAT comes from the Rhineura floridana isolate rRhiFlo1 chromosome 7, rRhiFlo1.hap2, whole genome shotgun sequence genome and includes:
- the PLEKHB2 gene encoding pleckstrin homology domain-containing family B member 2 isoform X1; the encoded protein is MALVKSGWLLRQSTILRRWKKNWFDLWSHGHLLFYDDQHRQDLEDRIHMKVDCINIRVGNECRGFQPPEGKPRDCLLQIICRDGKVLNLCAESADDCLAWKIALRDARTSGAYIGSEVMYDDNVISSAPPPYTAYATPSPEVYGYPQYNAAYPPPEPQVIYTSNGQTYAIPYQYPNQGPYGQPPANHVIIRERYRDNDGDLALGMLAGAATGMALGSLFWVF
- the PLEKHB2 gene encoding pleckstrin homology domain-containing family B member 2 isoform X2; the protein is MKVDCINIRVGNECRGFQPPEGKPRDCLLQIICRDGKVLNLCAESADDCLAWKIALRDARTSGAYIGSEVMYDDNVISSAPPPYTAYATPSPEVYGYPQYNAAYPPPEPQVIYTSNGQTYAIPYQYPNQGPYGQPPANHVIIRERYRDNDGDLALGMLAGAATGMALGSLFWVF